The proteins below are encoded in one region of Vibrio sp. ED004:
- the fadI gene encoding acetyl-CoA C-acyltransferase FadI: MGKQEVKTRSGERVAVVAGLRTPFARQSTEFSQVPAVDLGKMVVSEMLARTDVDPALIEQVVFGQVVQMPEAPNIAREIVLGTGMDINTDAYSVTRACATSFQAAVNVTESIMAGTIDVGIAGGADSSSVLPIGVSKKLAANLLALSKTKTMGQKLKILKTLSVKDLMPVPPAVAEYSTGLSMGQTAEQMAKTHGITREAQDALAHRSHSLASQAWKEGKIKDEVMTAFPAPCKKYLAEDNNIRHDSTVEGYAKLRPAFDRKYGSVTAANATPLTDGGAAVMLMREGKAKELGLEVLGYIRGYAFSAIGVETDMLMGPTYATSQVLKNTGLELSDLTLIEMHEAFAAQVLANVKMFASDEFAQKNLGRDKAIGEIDMEKFNVLGSSIAYGHPFAATGARMMTQTLRELKRRGGGLALNTACAAGGLGAAMILEVE; this comes from the coding sequence ATGGGCAAACAGGAAGTCAAAACGCGTTCTGGAGAACGTGTTGCCGTTGTCGCTGGATTACGAACCCCATTCGCTCGTCAGAGCACAGAATTTAGTCAAGTGCCTGCGGTCGACTTAGGCAAAATGGTTGTGAGCGAAATGCTTGCAAGAACTGATGTCGATCCTGCGCTTATTGAACAAGTCGTCTTCGGCCAAGTTGTTCAGATGCCAGAAGCACCAAACATCGCGCGTGAAATCGTGTTGGGCACAGGTATGGATATCAATACCGATGCCTACAGTGTGACACGAGCGTGTGCGACCAGTTTCCAAGCGGCAGTCAACGTGACCGAGAGCATTATGGCGGGCACGATTGATGTCGGCATTGCGGGTGGTGCGGATTCGTCTTCTGTATTGCCAATCGGTGTTTCGAAAAAGTTAGCGGCAAATTTATTAGCGCTGAGCAAAACCAAGACCATGGGGCAAAAGCTGAAGATTCTTAAAACCCTTTCAGTGAAAGACCTTATGCCAGTACCGCCAGCCGTTGCTGAATACTCGACTGGTCTATCCATGGGTCAAACCGCCGAGCAGATGGCGAAGACGCACGGTATTACTCGCGAAGCTCAAGATGCACTTGCTCACCGTTCTCACTCTTTGGCTTCTCAAGCATGGAAAGAAGGCAAGATTAAAGATGAAGTGATGACGGCATTCCCGGCGCCTTGCAAAAAATACCTAGCGGAAGACAACAACATTCGTCACGACTCAACCGTTGAAGGCTACGCCAAGCTGCGTCCTGCATTTGATAGAAAATACGGTAGCGTAACGGCAGCCAATGCAACACCTCTTACTGATGGCGGCGCTGCGGTTATGTTGATGCGCGAAGGTAAAGCGAAAGAGCTAGGCTTAGAAGTGCTTGGTTATATTCGTGGCTACGCGTTCTCAGCCATTGGTGTTGAAACAGATATGCTGATGGGCCCGACTTACGCGACTTCTCAAGTATTGAAGAATACAGGCCTAGAACTGTCAGATTTGACGCTGATTGAGATGCACGAAGCATTCGCGGCGCAAGTGCTGGCGAATGTAAAAATGTTTGCAAGTGACGAGTTTGCTCAGAAAAATCTTGGCCGCGACAAAGCGATCGGTGAGATTGATATGGAGAAGTTCAACGTGCTGGGTAGTTCAATTGCTTATGGTCACCCGTTTGCAGCAACTGGCGCGCGTATGATGACTCAAACATTACGTGAACTGAAACGTCGCGGTGGCGGCTTGGCACTGAACACAGCTTGTGCAGCTGGTGGTTTAGGTGCAGCAATGATCTTGGAGGTAGAATAA
- the fadJ gene encoding fatty acid oxidation complex subunit alpha FadJ: protein MSTTLDATTEKETVAQPDSTSATESTKKKATAFSLNIDDQDIAWLAIDVPNEKMNTLQAAFAEEMKAIFEQLKEKQSRVKGLIVHSLKPDNFIAGADVRMLDACKTADEAQSLARQGQEMFQALSDLPYPVVAAIHGPCLGGGLELALACDYRVCTDSDKTRLGLPEVQLGLLPGSGGTQRLPRLIGLLPSLDLILTGKQLRAKKAKSLGVVDACVPDTILLEVAKSFVEKNTGSKKGKRLASKSQASTKEKLISRNGLGRKVIFEQASKKTNQKTRGNYPAADAILDVIRYGLENGFEKGLQYEAKRFSELVMTSESKALRSIFFATTEMKKEHGADAEPKAVKRVGVLGGGLMGAGISHVSVAKAKVPVRIKDVSNEGVLNALNYNYKLFDKQRKRRILSRAGLESKMLQLSGGIDFTSFNHTDVVIEAVFEDLDLKQSMVADIEENAKPETIFATNTSSLPIHKIAEKAQRPENVVGLHYFSPAEKMPLVEVIPHETTSEETISTVVALAKKQGKTPIVVKDTAGFYVNRILAPYMNEAAHLLLANEPIEKLDSTLLDFGFPVGPITLLDEVGVDIGAKIIPILVNELGDRFQGPDVFDILLNDNRKGRKSGKGFYTYKGKKKEVDKSVYKLLKLQPEPKLSDNDIAMRCVLPMLNEAVRCLDDGIIRSPRDGDIGAIFGIGFPPFLGGPFRYMDQIGIKSLVEMMNDFAKKYGDRFAPCDGLLTRAGLDESFYK from the coding sequence ATGTCTACGACTCTTGATGCAACAACAGAAAAAGAAACAGTCGCTCAACCAGATTCAACGTCTGCGACTGAATCAACCAAAAAGAAAGCGACGGCATTCTCTCTTAACATCGATGACCAAGATATTGCTTGGCTAGCGATCGATGTGCCAAACGAGAAAATGAACACACTGCAAGCGGCTTTTGCGGAAGAAATGAAAGCCATCTTCGAGCAGCTAAAAGAAAAGCAGAGCCGAGTTAAAGGCCTAATCGTTCATTCTCTTAAGCCAGATAACTTTATTGCTGGTGCTGATGTGCGAATGCTGGATGCGTGTAAAACCGCTGATGAAGCGCAGTCTCTTGCTCGCCAAGGTCAAGAGATGTTCCAAGCGCTGTCTGATCTTCCTTATCCAGTCGTCGCGGCAATTCATGGCCCATGTCTCGGTGGCGGTTTAGAGCTCGCATTAGCATGTGACTACCGCGTATGTACCGATTCCGATAAGACACGTCTTGGCCTGCCAGAAGTGCAGTTAGGCTTATTACCGGGTTCTGGTGGTACGCAGCGTCTGCCTCGTTTGATTGGCTTGCTACCATCGCTCGATCTGATTCTCACAGGTAAACAGCTTCGCGCTAAGAAAGCGAAATCGCTTGGTGTTGTGGATGCTTGTGTGCCAGATACTATTTTGCTTGAAGTGGCGAAAAGCTTTGTTGAAAAGAATACGGGCAGCAAAAAAGGTAAGCGTCTAGCGTCTAAAAGCCAAGCTTCGACTAAAGAGAAACTGATTTCGCGTAATGGCCTTGGCCGCAAAGTGATTTTTGAACAAGCTTCGAAGAAGACGAACCAGAAAACTCGTGGTAACTACCCAGCAGCTGACGCGATTCTTGATGTGATTCGTTATGGTCTAGAGAACGGCTTTGAAAAAGGTCTTCAGTACGAAGCGAAGCGTTTCTCTGAGTTAGTAATGACTTCTGAATCAAAAGCCCTTCGTTCAATCTTCTTTGCAACGACTGAAATGAAGAAAGAACACGGTGCAGATGCAGAGCCGAAAGCGGTTAAGCGTGTTGGCGTTTTAGGCGGCGGTCTTATGGGCGCAGGTATCAGCCATGTGAGCGTGGCTAAAGCGAAAGTACCTGTGCGTATCAAAGACGTATCAAATGAAGGCGTGCTAAATGCGCTTAACTACAACTACAAGTTGTTCGATAAGCAGCGTAAGCGTCGTATTCTGAGCCGTGCAGGCCTAGAAAGTAAGATGCTTCAGCTTTCTGGTGGTATCGACTTTACGAGCTTCAACCATACTGACGTAGTAATCGAAGCGGTGTTTGAAGATCTCGACCTTAAGCAGTCGATGGTTGCAGACATTGAAGAAAATGCCAAGCCAGAAACGATCTTCGCGACCAACACATCTTCGCTACCAATCCATAAGATTGCAGAGAAAGCGCAACGACCGGAAAACGTGGTCGGTCTTCACTACTTCAGCCCTGCAGAGAAAATGCCGCTAGTTGAGGTTATCCCTCATGAAACAACGTCAGAAGAGACAATCTCGACGGTGGTGGCATTAGCGAAGAAACAAGGTAAAACGCCGATTGTTGTTAAAGACACGGCAGGTTTTTATGTGAACCGTATTCTTGCTCCGTACATGAATGAAGCCGCGCACTTATTACTAGCGAACGAGCCGATTGAAAAACTCGATAGCACGTTATTGGACTTCGGTTTCCCGGTTGGTCCTATCACCTTATTAGACGAGGTGGGTGTTGATATCGGTGCGAAGATCATTCCGATTCTGGTTAATGAATTAGGCGATCGTTTCCAAGGTCCTGATGTGTTCGACATTCTTCTGAACGACAATCGTAAAGGCCGTAAGAGTGGTAAAGGTTTCTATACCTACAAAGGTAAGAAGAAGGAAGTCGATAAGTCAGTTTACAAACTGCTTAAGCTGCAACCTGAACCTAAGCTCAGTGACAACGACATCGCAATGCGTTGTGTGCTACCAATGCTCAACGAAGCGGTTCGTTGTCTAGACGATGGCATTATCCGTAGCCCGAGAGATGGCGATATTGGTGCTATTTTCGGTATCGGCTTCCCTCCGTTCCTAGGTGGCCCGTTCCGTTATATGGATCAAATCGGTATTAAGTCACTGGTTGAGATGATGAACGACTTCGCTAAGAAGTACGGCGATCGTTTTGCGCCATGTGATGGCCTACTGACACGAGCTGGTCTGGATGAGTCTTTTTACAAGTAA
- a CDS encoding insulinase family protein encodes MHLSPNDEHQYRYITLNNGLRVLLVQDQNSQKAAAALAVNVGHFDDPTDREGLAHYLEHMLFLGTEKYPKVGEFQSFISQHGGSNNAWTGTEHTCFFFDVELNAFETALDRFSQFFTAPLFNEEALDKERQAVDSEYKMKLNDDSRRLYQVTKELVNHNHPFSKFSVGNIDTLGDRNGETIRQEILSFHQQQYSADLMTLTLSGNQSLDEMQGWVEDRFSSITNHNLQGKKVEVPIVGELSTGVQVHVEPIKEVRKLILTFPMPSMDEHYGVKPLSFFAHLLGYEGEGSLMMQLKEKGWITSLSAGGGASGSNYRDFTVSCSLTIEGLTKTDNIIQAVFQYIKLIEQQGIEEWRYLEKRAVLESAFRFQEPARPLDVVSHLVINMQHYQEQDVVYGDYKMSHFDDELQRSLLPYLTVDNMRATIVAQGFEYDREAKWYFTPYSVTPFSSEQTQCFMCINPGWKFELPSKNPFICYDLDPAELEGDAKHPQLLEELDGFKLWHLQDHQFRVPKGVVYIAIDSPHSVASPRNIVKTRLCVEMFLDSLEKDTYQAEIAGMGYNMYTHQGGVTLTLSGFSEKQPQLLNMILERFQARDFSPTRFETIKHQLLRNWNNASQDRPISQLFNAMTGILQPNNPPYAVLIEALETIEVDELSSFVQSILAELHVEMFVYGDWKKADAHKMAETLKDALRVQDQAYEESLRPLIMLGENGSFQREVVCNQDDSAIVVYYQCPDISPQNIALYSLANHLMSATFFHEIRTKQQLGYMVGTGNMPLNRHPGIVLYVQSPNAAPADLLASIDEFLNAFYMVLLELNDYQWHSSKRGLWNQISTPDTTLRGRAQRLWVAIGNKDGEFNQRERVLEELKGLTRSDMMRFVVSQLKPRTANRLIMHAHGNAHQDEEKLSAGVEIGSIDEFQLRPKDTELG; translated from the coding sequence GTGCACTTAAGCCCAAATGATGAACATCAATACCGTTACATAACCTTAAATAACGGGTTACGCGTACTGTTAGTTCAGGACCAAAATTCTCAAAAAGCAGCAGCCGCATTAGCCGTTAATGTGGGGCACTTTGATGACCCTACAGACCGAGAGGGTTTAGCTCACTACTTAGAGCATATGCTATTTTTGGGAACTGAAAAGTATCCAAAGGTCGGAGAGTTCCAAAGTTTTATCAGCCAACATGGTGGTAGTAACAATGCTTGGACGGGAACAGAGCACACCTGCTTCTTTTTTGATGTTGAATTGAATGCGTTTGAAACCGCACTCGATCGCTTCAGCCAATTTTTCACTGCTCCCCTGTTCAACGAAGAAGCATTAGATAAAGAACGCCAAGCCGTTGATTCAGAATATAAGATGAAACTCAACGACGATTCGCGACGCTTGTACCAAGTTACCAAAGAACTGGTGAACCACAATCACCCATTCTCGAAGTTTTCTGTCGGTAATATCGATACGTTGGGCGACAGGAATGGCGAGACGATTCGACAAGAGATCTTATCGTTCCACCAGCAACAATATTCTGCAGACCTAATGACACTCACGCTGTCTGGCAATCAATCCTTAGATGAGATGCAAGGCTGGGTTGAAGATCGCTTTAGCTCGATTACCAATCACAACCTACAAGGCAAGAAGGTGGAAGTACCGATTGTTGGCGAGTTGAGCACAGGCGTTCAAGTGCACGTCGAGCCGATAAAGGAAGTGCGTAAACTCATATTAACCTTCCCTATGCCAAGCATGGACGAGCACTACGGCGTTAAGCCTCTGTCGTTCTTTGCACACCTTTTAGGTTATGAAGGCGAAGGCAGTTTGATGATGCAGTTGAAAGAGAAAGGTTGGATTACTTCTCTCTCAGCAGGTGGCGGCGCAAGCGGCAGTAACTACCGTGATTTCACAGTCAGTTGTTCATTGACCATCGAAGGTTTAACCAAAACCGATAACATCATCCAAGCGGTATTCCAGTACATCAAGTTGATTGAACAACAAGGTATTGAAGAGTGGCGTTATCTAGAAAAGCGCGCCGTTTTGGAGTCCGCTTTCCGCTTTCAAGAGCCAGCAAGACCACTTGATGTGGTGAGTCATTTGGTGATCAACATGCAGCACTACCAAGAACAAGACGTAGTGTATGGCGACTATAAGATGTCGCACTTCGATGACGAATTACAGCGTTCTTTGCTTCCCTACTTAACCGTCGACAATATGCGCGCGACCATTGTTGCCCAAGGTTTCGAGTATGACAGAGAAGCGAAATGGTACTTTACGCCCTACTCTGTGACACCTTTTAGCTCAGAGCAAACCCAATGCTTTATGTGCATCAATCCCGGTTGGAAATTTGAGCTACCAAGCAAAAACCCGTTTATTTGCTATGACTTGGATCCTGCAGAGCTCGAAGGTGATGCTAAACATCCACAACTGTTAGAAGAGTTGGACGGATTTAAGCTATGGCACCTTCAAGACCATCAATTTCGAGTACCGAAAGGTGTGGTGTATATCGCTATTGATAGCCCGCACTCAGTGGCTAGCCCTAGAAACATCGTCAAAACACGCTTATGTGTAGAGATGTTCTTAGATTCTCTGGAAAAAGATACCTATCAGGCTGAAATTGCAGGTATGGGTTACAACATGTATACCCACCAAGGTGGAGTCACGCTGACGCTGTCTGGATTTAGCGAAAAGCAGCCACAACTGCTCAATATGATCCTTGAACGCTTCCAAGCACGCGACTTTAGTCCAACACGCTTCGAAACAATTAAGCATCAATTACTCAGAAACTGGAATAACGCGTCACAAGATCGCCCTATCTCGCAGCTGTTTAATGCAATGACAGGTATCTTACAGCCCAACAATCCTCCTTATGCGGTGTTGATTGAAGCGCTAGAAACGATTGAAGTCGATGAGTTGTCGTCATTCGTTCAGTCTATTTTGGCTGAACTTCATGTTGAGATGTTTGTATATGGCGACTGGAAAAAAGCCGATGCACATAAGATGGCTGAGACGCTAAAAGATGCCCTACGTGTTCAAGACCAAGCTTATGAAGAGTCACTGCGACCATTAATCATGCTGGGTGAAAACGGCAGCTTCCAACGTGAAGTGGTCTGTAATCAAGATGATTCAGCTATCGTGGTTTACTACCAATGCCCTGATATTTCACCTCAGAATATCGCGTTGTACTCATTAGCTAACCACCTTATGTCGGCCACTTTCTTCCACGAAATACGCACAAAACAACAACTTGGATACATGGTTGGCACTGGCAATATGCCGCTAAACCGACACCCAGGTATTGTGTTGTACGTGCAGTCTCCTAATGCGGCTCCAGCTGATTTGTTAGCTTCAATCGATGAGTTTCTCAATGCCTTTTATATGGTGTTATTGGAGCTGAATGACTACCAATGGCATAGCAGTAAGCGTGGTCTCTGGAATCAGATTTCAACTCCCGATACAACATTACGAGGCCGTGCTCAGCGCTTATGGGTTGCGATTGGCAATAAGGATGGGGAGTTCAACCAGAGAGAGCGTGTGCTTGAAGAACTCAAGGGGCTCACTCGCTCTGACATGATGCGTTTTGTGGTCAGCCAGCTCAAGCCACGCACGGCCAATCGTTTGATTATGCACGCTCACGGTAATGCGCATCAGGACGAAGAGAAGCTGTCGGCGGGTGTGGAAATAGGCTCTATTGATGAGTTTCAGCTGCGCCCGAAAGATACTGAGCTTGGCTAA
- the sixA gene encoding phosphohistidine phosphatase SixA — MKIFIMRHGEAEHFADSDAERALTKRGKMASLAVAQAANEQGISQFDKVLVSPYLRAQETWLEISQAFSGTKVETCDDITPYGMSDDVFDLTLAMAEVEKLETILFVSHLPLVGYLTAEFATGMAPPMFPTSGLACIDFNLETQKGELLWNINP; from the coding sequence ATGAAAATATTCATTATGCGCCACGGTGAAGCAGAACATTTTGCGGATTCGGATGCAGAACGAGCGTTGACCAAGCGCGGGAAAATGGCTTCTCTTGCAGTGGCACAAGCTGCAAATGAGCAGGGGATTAGTCAATTCGATAAAGTGCTGGTGAGCCCATATTTAAGGGCACAAGAAACGTGGTTAGAGATCTCTCAGGCGTTTTCTGGCACGAAAGTAGAAACCTGTGATGATATTACGCCTTATGGAATGTCCGACGATGTGTTTGATTTGACCTTGGCAATGGCTGAAGTAGAAAAACTAGAGACCATTTTATTTGTTTCTCATTTACCTCTAGTGGGCTACCTAACAGCAGAATTTGCCACTGGTATGGCTCCGCCGATGTTCCCAACGTCAGGCCTAGCCTGCATCGACTTTAACCTTGAAACACAGAAAGGTGAGTTACTTTGGAACATCAATCCATAG
- the smrB gene encoding endonuclease SmrB produces MSKKDTDFDDDFALFNDAVKGVKKLQQDTIVQQPKRNAKQKEITRTARQASDSEFYFSDEFIPHLSEDGPTRYARDDVSKYEVKRLRRGVYVPDVYLDMHGMTQQEAKRELGAMIAHCVKESVACACVQHGIGKHILKQKVPLWLAQHPDVMAFHQAPLEFGGNGALLVLLSIPEK; encoded by the coding sequence ATGAGCAAAAAAGACACCGACTTCGATGACGATTTCGCCCTATTCAACGATGCAGTAAAGGGCGTTAAAAAGTTGCAACAGGATACCATAGTCCAGCAGCCAAAAAGAAATGCCAAGCAAAAAGAAATTACTCGAACGGCAAGACAAGCCAGTGATAGCGAGTTTTATTTCTCAGATGAGTTCATTCCACACCTTAGCGAAGACGGCCCTACACGTTATGCGCGTGATGATGTCTCTAAATACGAGGTGAAGCGCCTGCGTCGTGGTGTCTACGTACCAGACGTGTATCTCGATATGCATGGTATGACTCAGCAAGAAGCCAAACGTGAGCTTGGAGCAATGATTGCGCACTGCGTAAAAGAGAGCGTGGCGTGTGCCTGCGTTCAACACGGCATTGGCAAACACATCCTTAAGCAGAAGGTGCCTTTGTGGTTAGCACAGCACCCAGACGTGATGGCTTTTCACCAAGCGCCATTAGAATTTGGCGGTAACGGTGCGTTGCTGGTACTGCTTTCGATTCCTGAGAAGTAA
- the prmB gene encoding 50S ribosomal protein L3 N(5)-glutamine methyltransferase — MDKIFVEEAVSELHTLQDVIRWTVSRFNAAGLFYGHGTDNAWDEAVQLILPTLYLPIDVPSHVMNSRLTSSERLRIVERVIKRINDRTPTAYLTNKAWFCGLEFFVDERVLVPRSPIGELIEAQFQPWLTEEPVRIMDMCTGSGCIAIACAHAFPDAEVDAIDISTDALQVAEQNVQDHGMEQQVFPIRSDLFRDLPKEKYNLIVSNPPYVDEEDMNSLPDEFTHEPELGLAAGTDGLKLVRRILANAPDYLTDDGILICEVGNSMVHMMDQYPEIPFTWIEFSNGGHGVFMITREQLVACADEFSIYKD, encoded by the coding sequence TTGGATAAGATTTTTGTAGAAGAAGCGGTATCAGAACTACACACGCTTCAAGATGTGATTCGTTGGACTGTTAGCCGCTTTAACGCAGCTGGCCTATTTTATGGTCACGGCACTGATAACGCGTGGGATGAGGCAGTACAACTTATCTTACCTACTCTTTATCTGCCGATTGATGTTCCTTCGCATGTAATGAACTCTCGTCTAACGAGCAGTGAACGTCTGCGTATCGTTGAGCGTGTGATCAAGCGTATTAATGATCGTACACCAACGGCTTACCTGACCAACAAAGCTTGGTTCTGTGGCCTTGAGTTCTTCGTTGATGAGCGCGTTCTTGTGCCTCGTTCTCCAATTGGTGAGCTGATCGAAGCTCAATTCCAACCTTGGTTAACTGAAGAGCCAGTTCGCATCATGGATATGTGTACGGGCAGTGGTTGTATTGCTATCGCTTGTGCTCATGCATTCCCAGATGCTGAAGTAGACGCGATTGATATCTCTACTGACGCACTTCAAGTTGCTGAGCAGAACGTTCAAGATCACGGCATGGAGCAACAAGTGTTCCCAATCCGTTCAGATCTTTTCCGTGATCTGCCGAAAGAGAAATACAACCTGATCGTATCTAACCCGCCTTACGTGGACGAAGAAGATATGAACAGCCTGCCAGATGAGTTTACTCATGAGCCAGAACTTGGCTTAGCGGCGGGTACTGATGGTCTGAAATTGGTTCGCCGTATCCTAGCTAATGCACCAGACTACCTAACTGATGATGGTATTCTGATCTGTGAAGTGGGTAACTCAATGGTTCATATGATGGATCAGTACCCTGAGATTCCATTCACTTGGATTGAATTCTCAAACGGTGGTCACGGTGTATTCATGATCACTCGCGAGCAGCTAGTGGCTTGCGCTGACGAGTTCTCTATCTACAAAGACTAG
- a CDS encoding LysE family translocator, which produces MSFDTWVYYLLAVLILTASPGPSSLLCMTKGVQSGFKLSIFTALGSLTAITGILTLSFTGLGVIIASSEVVFNVIKWTGAAYLIYLGWKSLRSNQQDYDDLSSQQTDSQLVKESAVQHYLSGFIVGASNPKAILFFTALFPQFIDPSLALLPQFAVFALTFAVMELSWLLVYAYLGAKSSNWLFAKGRAKVFNRVTGGVFIGAGALLSTTSRA; this is translated from the coding sequence ATGAGCTTTGATACATGGGTTTATTATTTGTTGGCAGTACTGATTTTAACGGCATCGCCGGGCCCCAGTTCTTTATTGTGCATGACCAAAGGTGTGCAATCGGGTTTTAAATTATCAATATTTACTGCGCTGGGTAGCTTAACGGCGATCACTGGAATCTTAACGTTATCGTTCACAGGCTTAGGGGTGATCATTGCTTCATCGGAAGTGGTGTTTAATGTCATTAAATGGACAGGCGCTGCGTATCTTATCTATCTTGGCTGGAAGTCTTTACGTTCTAACCAGCAAGATTACGACGATCTATCCAGTCAACAAACCGATTCTCAACTTGTTAAAGAAAGCGCGGTGCAACACTACTTAAGTGGTTTTATTGTTGGCGCGAGTAACCCGAAAGCGATCTTGTTTTTTACCGCACTTTTCCCTCAGTTTATCGACCCGTCACTCGCTTTGCTTCCCCAGTTTGCGGTGTTTGCTTTAACCTTTGCTGTGATGGAGTTGTCTTGGCTGTTGGTGTACGCGTATTTAGGTGCGAAGTCTTCAAACTGGCTGTTTGCGAAAGGCAGAGCTAAGGTTTTCAATCGTGTTACAGGGGGCGTGTTTATTGGTGCTGGCGCGCTGCTTTCGACGACAAGCCGAGCATAA
- a CDS encoding protein adenylyltransferase SelO → MSVWDSISFNNRFTTLPRLFYTPIQPTPLNNVQWLAWNQNLASELGFPSFEDVSEELLETLSGNVEPEQFLPVAMKYAGHQFGSYNPDLGDGRGLLLAQVVAKSGETFDLHLKGAGKTPYSRMGDGRAVIRSTVREYLCSEAMAGLNIPTTRALAMMTSDTPVYREKQEWGALLVRAAESHIRFGHFEHLFYTNQLAEHKLLADKVIEWHFPECLDEDKPYAAMFNQIVDRTAEMIALWQANGFAHGVMNTDNMSIIGQTFDYGPFAFLDEYDPRLICNHSDYQGRYAFNQQPRIGLWNLSALAHSLSPLVEKADLEAALEQYEPQMNGYFSQLMRRKLGLLAKHEGDSRLFESMFELMSQNKVDYPRFFRTLSNLDTLPAQEVIDLVIDRDAAKLWLDNYLQRCELEESSVAERCENMRQVNPKYILRNYLAQLAIDKAERGDSSDIDALMVVLADPYAEHPDYEHLAALPPEWGKAMEISCSS, encoded by the coding sequence ATGTCTGTCTGGGATTCAATTTCATTTAACAATCGATTTACGACGTTACCTCGACTGTTCTATACCCCAATTCAACCTACACCTTTAAATAATGTCCAATGGCTTGCATGGAACCAAAACCTTGCGAGTGAACTCGGCTTTCCGTCATTTGAGGACGTCTCTGAGGAGTTGCTTGAAACTTTATCGGGCAACGTTGAACCAGAGCAGTTTTTACCTGTAGCAATGAAATACGCAGGCCACCAATTTGGTTCATATAATCCTGATTTAGGTGATGGCAGAGGTCTGCTATTAGCGCAAGTTGTCGCGAAAAGTGGTGAAACGTTCGATTTACACCTCAAAGGAGCAGGTAAAACGCCATATTCGCGCATGGGGGATGGGCGCGCCGTGATTCGCTCAACGGTGCGCGAGTATTTATGTAGTGAAGCGATGGCTGGGCTTAATATCCCAACGACACGTGCGTTGGCTATGATGACCAGTGACACACCAGTTTATCGAGAGAAGCAAGAGTGGGGCGCATTGCTGGTGCGTGCTGCTGAGTCACACATTCGTTTCGGTCACTTTGAACATCTGTTTTATACCAATCAGTTGGCCGAGCATAAATTGTTGGCTGATAAAGTCATCGAGTGGCACTTCCCTGAATGCCTTGATGAAGACAAGCCCTACGCTGCTATGTTTAATCAGATTGTTGACCGTACCGCAGAGATGATTGCGTTGTGGCAAGCAAATGGCTTTGCTCATGGGGTGATGAATACCGATAACATGTCGATTATTGGACAAACGTTTGATTACGGCCCGTTTGCATTCTTAGATGAATATGACCCGAGGTTGATCTGTAATCACTCCGACTACCAAGGTCGTTATGCCTTTAATCAACAACCTAGAATTGGATTGTGGAACCTGTCAGCTCTGGCTCACTCTCTGTCGCCGCTGGTGGAGAAAGCTGATTTAGAGGCAGCGTTAGAACAGTATGAGCCACAAATGAACGGTTATTTCAGCCAGTTGATGCGTAGAAAGCTTGGGCTGCTTGCAAAACATGAAGGCGACAGCCGTTTGTTTGAATCTATGTTCGAATTGATGTCGCAAAACAAAGTCGATTACCCAAGGTTCTTTAGAACGCTGTCTAACCTAGATACCTTGCCTGCGCAGGAGGTGATTGATTTGGTTATCGATCGTGATGCCGCAAAACTATGGCTGGATAACTATTTGCAACGCTGTGAACTAGAAGAGAGTTCAGTGGCAGAGCGCTGTGAAAATATGAGGCAGGTAAACCCCAAATACATCCTCAGAAACTACCTAGCTCAGCTTGCGATAGATAAAGCCGAGCGTGGTGATAGCAGTGATATTGACGCATTGATGGTGGTACTAGCCGATCCTTATGCGGAACACCCTGACTACGAACATCTTGCCGCGTTACCACCTGAGTGGGGTAAAGCGATGGAGATCAGCTGCTCGTCGTAA